From the genome of Methanobrevibacter boviskoreani JH1:
CTATAGAAAATTGTACCTTTAAAGAAAATGCTAATCTTTGTAATAATGGATCTGGAGGAGCTATCACTGCAATGAATAGTGGTGCATTAAATGTCCATAATTCAACATTTATAGCTAATAGTGCAGATAATGGACAAGCAATAGCAGCATACAGTCAATCATTTGAAAATATTTCCGCAGGAATACCAAATCTCAAAGTTTATGACAATACTTTTATTAATCATACATCAACTTTAACAGATACAGTAAGTATAAATGGAAATTATACATTTGAAAATAACACATTTAATAATTGTTATCAAACAAACATTGGAACAAATAATATCTTCAATAATCCAATATCCGCAAATACTCTTGTAACTTCAAAAAACAATAATGAAATTAATGTGTCTGATAACAACATACTTAAAGACAACAATGAAGATGCAGTATATGTTAATGTTTCATCAAGTAACACAAATGGTGATGGTAAAAGTTGGGCAACTGCATATGGTGGCAGTAGTGTATATGTGGCAATGAATCATAAGGGAGTGGTTTATCTTGCAGATGGAAATTATTCTAGAAAGAAACGAGGTTTGGATACTCAATTCAACACTACTCTCATTGGACAAGGACCAAATACTATATGGGTTAATTTCCCTATGGCACTTTATTACACTGAACCAACCAATTTACACACTTTTATAAATATGACTTTTTTAAAAGGTTCTTTTAGTATAAATTCACGTTTTATTAATTGTACATTTAGAGACGGTACTTTTGGTTTCGCTTTAAATGTTAAAGATGATACTTCTCCTGAAGAGTATGGTATAAAATGTACACGTAATTTTACCTTTGAAAATTGTATATTTGAAAATGTAAACAGTACTCTATTCATGGACAGTTGGTCTTACAGTTGTATTAATTTTACTAATTGTACTTTTAAAAACATTACAGCAGACTCAATTGTAAATAAATCTAGTCCATTTGTTCTTGATGATGGTATTTATTTTGAAGACTGTGACTTCTCAGATCTTAATGTAAAAGGAATTGTCGGTATTCCAACAGACAGTCTTGATTACATTGGTATTAAAAACTGTCATTATGATTTTACTGCTACTACTGATATAATTAGTGAAGAAGATAAAAATATAAGCTATGTTAATGCAACTAGCCTTCCTAAATCAGATTCTAAATTTTCTTTTAATTCAGATAAAAATGGAAATATCATTATAACTTTAACTGGTATTAATGGTACTACAATTAATAATGCAACTATTGACTATTTAATTAATGGTGATATGGTTAGTACTGTTTTAGTAACTGATGAAAACGGTAATGCTCAAATCAATAATTTAACAGGAAGTAATAATATTACTGTAATATATAAAGGTAATGACGATTATTTAGGAACTAACTCTTCAATATATGTGGTAGTAGCTCCTAAACCAGAAAGAATTGCTACTCAAATCGTCTCATCTGATTTTAGTCAGACTGCTGTTGATTATTATAAAGGTGAGCGTGGTGGATACTTTGTTGTTGCACTTAAGGATTCTGAGGGTAATGCTTTAGCTGGTAAACATATTAGTATTGGTTTTAATGGTAAGGTTTACAATCGTACAACTGATGAAAACGGTGGTGCTCGTCTTCAGATCAACCTTGCAAATGTGGGTGTCTATACTTTTGCTACTGCATTTTTAGGGGATGATGAGTGTAACGGTAGTTTTGTTGTAAATAAGATTACAGTTACTAAAAAATCCTCCACTATCACTGTTAGTGGTACTAATCCTGTTAAAGTTAGATCTTACAGGACCCTAACCTTCAATTTAAAAGGTGTCAAGGCAACTGATAAATCATCTTATGTTAATGCTGCGGGTAGAACATTAAAGGTTAGTGTCAATGGTAAGACATATACCTTAAAGACTGATAAAAATGGTAAAGCTACCTTAAAAGTTAGATTTACCAAGGCAGGTACCTATACCATTAAGACTGCATTTGCAGGTGACGGTACCTTTAATGCTAAGACAATGAACAGTAAGATAACTGTAAGAAAATAAAATCGGATTTTTTTTAAGATAGTCAATCTTTTGACTATTCCTCTATTTTTTTTTAAACTTATCATAATTCAGATTATAATTTCTAAGTCTGTTTTTAAAATTTAAGCTGAAATCTAGTTAATGTTCATTTTTTTTAAGATAAGATAAAATTAGGTATTGTAAATTCTTTTTTTATAAAAATTTTAATAACTTTTATCTGTTTTTAAAATATTTGGTTTTATGGGAATTTTTTTTAAGGGGAATCTTAAAATTAAAATTTACTATTTTTCATTAAAAACCTATTTTTCTTAAATTAAATCAACTAATTATAGTTAACTTAAAATAATAATTTTTACAAATATTAAAATAATATGATGTTCATCAAAAATTTTTAGATTTAATAATTAGCAGATGAATTATTTTACTTATGGTGATTTAATGAAAAATGGGGCCAAATTAGCTTTAGAAGATGGTACTATTGTAAAAGGTGAATCCTTTGGTTATGAAACAACTAAAGTAGGTGAAGTAGTATTTACCACAGGTATGGTTGGTTATACTGAATCCTTAACCGATCCATCATTTAATGGTCAAATATTGATGTCTACTTATCCTTTAGAAGGTAACTATGGAGTGTCAGAGGAACATTATCAATCTGATAAGATTCAGGCTGAAGGATATGTTGTAAGGGAGGTTTGTAAGAAACCTTCAAGATATACTGCCCAGAAAACCTTAAATGATTTCTTGGAGGAATTCGAGATTCCAGGTATTAGTGGTGTAGATACAAGGGATTTAACCTTAAAAATAAGAAATCATGGTTCTATGAAAGGTGCAATTAGTACTGAGGATATTGAAGATGAAGAACTACTAGAACTTGCTCGAAACCAGAAAAGCATTACTGACTTGGATCTTGTACCTGAGGTTTCTACAAAAGAAA
Proteins encoded in this window:
- a CDS encoding Ig-like domain-containing protein; this translates as MKIKKSKLFVFILCLVAICCLLGTVSAADVDNNVNDSVVTETNVNDTTINENVGERALDSQSQNNTVTKINDKNNLKLDTENKQEASNWSELYNKCSSEDDATIILTGNEYIPTSGIKFISNVNIIGTGGSYFTGTYNGTPFSSDDSSLTINFINVTFVNMNVENLLRLSGANTIENCNFINITTGTGRNSVIYNFQGNMSIINSNFINCSTGYGAITNYGTNVVMGIDNSKFINNSAAVEPGAINNCGILSVNNSEFRNNVATWWAGAIHTHYNSQTLINNSNFTNNNAGWNGGALYTYSKLNVYNSIFDSNTCNTSTGGGAIGASRWFMGNYNITIENCTFKENANLCNNGSGGAITAMNSGALNVHNSTFIANSADNGQAIAAYSQSFENISAGIPNLKVYDNTFINHTSTLTDTVSINGNYTFENNTFNNCYQTNIGTNNIFNNPISANTLVTSKNNNEINVSDNNILKDNNEDAVYVNVSSSNTNGDGKSWATAYGGSSVYVAMNHKGVVYLADGNYSRKKRGLDTQFNTTLIGQGPNTIWVNFPMALYYTEPTNLHTFINMTFLKGSFSINSRFINCTFRDGTFGFALNVKDDTSPEEYGIKCTRNFTFENCIFENVNSTLFMDSWSYSCINFTNCTFKNITADSIVNKSSPFVLDDGIYFEDCDFSDLNVKGIVGIPTDSLDYIGIKNCHYDFTATTDIISEEDKNISYVNATSLPKSDSKFSFNSDKNGNIIITLTGINGTTINNATIDYLINGDMVSTVLVTDENGNAQINNLTGSNNITVIYKGNDDYLGTNSSIYVVVAPKPERIATQIVSSDFSQTAVDYYKGERGGYFVVALKDSEGNALAGKHISIGFNGKVYNRTTDENGGARLQINLANVGVYTFATAFLGDDECNGSFVVNKITVTKKSSTITVSGTNPVKVRSYRTLTFNLKGVKATDKSSYVNAAGRTLKVSVNGKTYTLKTDKNGKATLKVRFTKAGTYTIKTAFAGDGTFNAKTMNSKITVRK